Proteins from a single region of Murdochiella vaginalis:
- a CDS encoding DnaJ domain-containing protein, with product MKVVLGHILYALAKGVDLLFSGLILLLEFAVTLVERIRAFFAPLVGCLATMLFSMPFFFFFIPIIRLPAWVWLIFLILVLFPLLGRGFVSMLEYGKYVFTEYLYDLSDDLRQGKSSNRNFSSYGAAYRRKLWEEEVRKREEAQRREKEKWDRIFNEFFRNGGFYYRSDGQYGSRTGGSSGFGGQSYGGYGYGSGQNGYGQDTWAGPNPMEQFRSTYEKSCHVLGVSTDTTEYEVKLAYRKLAKKYHPDINKDPAATTKFQEINAAYEFLSKENIERYKKYR from the coding sequence ATGAAAGTGGTCTTGGGACATATCCTATACGCGTTAGCAAAAGGGGTAGACCTGTTGTTTTCGGGGCTGATTCTTTTGTTGGAATTTGCAGTGACTCTGGTGGAACGGATTCGCGCTTTTTTTGCGCCCTTGGTTGGGTGCTTAGCAACGATGCTGTTTTCCATGCCGTTTTTCTTCTTTTTCATCCCTATCATACGGCTTCCGGCCTGGGTATGGCTCATCTTCCTTATTTTAGTGCTTTTCCCGCTGTTGGGGCGTGGTTTTGTCTCCATGCTGGAATACGGAAAATATGTATTTACCGAATACCTTTATGATCTTTCGGATGATTTGCGACAGGGAAAATCCTCCAATCGCAATTTTTCGAGCTATGGAGCGGCGTATCGTCGAAAGCTGTGGGAGGAAGAGGTGAGAAAGCGCGAGGAGGCGCAACGTCGTGAAAAAGAAAAGTGGGATCGTATCTTTAACGAATTCTTTCGCAACGGCGGCTTTTACTACCGCTCGGATGGACAATACGGTTCACGCACGGGCGGCTCTTCCGGCTTTGGCGGTCAGAGCTATGGTGGTTACGGCTACGGAAGCGGACAAAATGGTTACGGACAAGATACTTGGGCGGGACCCAATCCGATGGAACAATTTCGTTCTACCTACGAAAAGAGCTGCCATGTGCTGGGAGTTTCAACCGATACGACGGAATACGAAGTGAAGCTGGCATATCGTAAGTTGGCGAAAAAATATCATCCGGATATCAATAAAGATCCGGCAGCGACGACAAAATTTCAGGAAATCAATGCCGCCTATGAATTCCTCTCCAAGGAAAATATTGAACGCTATAAGAAATATCGGTAA
- the ymfI gene encoding elongation factor P 5-aminopentanone reductase — translation MTSHTILITGASRGIGRACALALARPDVKLIIHYHLRAAAAEETADLCRKKGAEAFVLQADIASSSEVNRLFLQAEQHFSPVDIVVNNVGVAVYGQLQDISDDEWQRVFATNVNGMFYCTRRALPGMISRKWGRIINVSSMWGQVGASCEVLYSATKGAVDAFTKAAAKELVYSGITVNAVSPGVVDTDMFSALGEDTAQDVVSDIPLGRTLRPQEIALWVRHFAAEEAEAVTGQILGINGGMEIH, via the coding sequence ATGACATCGCATACCATTCTCATTACCGGCGCCTCGCGAGGAATTGGCCGCGCCTGTGCACTGGCGCTGGCCCGTCCCGACGTAAAATTGATCATTCATTATCATCTTCGTGCGGCAGCTGCCGAAGAGACGGCCGATCTCTGCCGCAAGAAAGGAGCGGAAGCGTTCGTCTTACAGGCGGACATCGCTTCTTCTTCCGAAGTAAATCGCCTGTTTTTACAAGCGGAACAACATTTTTCGCCTGTGGACATCGTAGTCAATAATGTAGGTGTCGCGGTATACGGTCAATTGCAGGATATTTCGGATGACGAGTGGCAGCGCGTCTTTGCGACCAATGTCAACGGCATGTTTTATTGCACGAGAAGGGCTCTTCCCGGCATGATTTCCCGGAAATGGGGGCGCATCATTAACGTTTCCAGCATGTGGGGCCAGGTCGGTGCATCCTGCGAAGTGCTGTATTCCGCGACCAAAGGAGCAGTGGATGCCTTTACCAAAGCCGCCGCAAAAGAGCTGGTATACTCCGGTATCACGGTGAATGCGGTTTCTCCCGGCGTTGTGGACACCGATATGTTTTCTGCGCTCGGTGAGGATACAGCACAGGATGTCGTGTCGGACATTCCACTGGGACGAACGTTACGTCCGCAGGAAATTGCTCTCTGGGTCCGTCATTTCGCGGCGGAAGAAGCGGAAGCGGTCACCGGGCAAATTCTCGGCATCAACGGCGGAATGGAAATCCACTAA
- a CDS encoding UvrD-helicase domain-containing protein, giving the protein MKFTVEQEQALRPERKNRIVSAQAGAGKTGVLVERIRRQLVEEHIGIEEMLIVTFTKKAAGEMRTRIRQALQEEVQKEGADRPWLFAQRNRLSSANIQTLHAFCLEVLQRNFDRLDRDPNVHILSGRRLAALRDEAMEETLSAAYQEQALDTSALDFSVPPEDVSAFLENYVDGNRQGDEEIRKLILQWYTLSQSQTDPIGWMRETLRSLTTKETQHHIFQGVLRLLVFPHAFAIERLLRQMEEHPWEALPEFASLFFTKEIAALRYTLFRACEGDKGPLRLSAEEEEQLAALWGDTIAFSFERLPSVREKQHGAEAVACKDALKDLRDQIKKEWKKLEASLALYDPERITREQVELLAVMRPLAALAWTFAERFREGKEEQNGMDFSDVEHHLLKLLRLPEVVEELKARYRLIFFDEYQDANAIQEAIIEKISSGDNLFFVGDTKQSIYGFRRALPENFVRRYEAYRASEQDEAIDLTLNFRSEPEILDFVNLLFSPLMTKERGGVDYATPGHLARTNRPHADKGKVTICVLQDRVEEEEEDEGEAPGFLDAISSEAFYVAHAIAEHVQNGGHYRDCAVLSRQNAPLINYRTVFHHYRIPFYMEAQNTENKDIEVLLAKNLLRILDNRAHDVAMLSTLLSCIGGFTEEEMARLRIAYPEGPFYEAVRTLTEDDDSELAKKRERFFAKRQTWRERYTEMPLSEWMTMLFEESGLLAYITALPDGEQRQRNLMTLVRMAEEWESKEGSDLTSFLSYMDQRTENAEDTQPSEPLSEEDDVVRLMSIHKAKGLQFPVVFLVGTGKKFSRKEKNFWMVYDEDVGIALCLRDTHVEKGVLIQRKTVMHRLILEAIRQRNRAEEVRVLYVAMTRAMEKLVIVGKMPKGATLPKTSATALQDALNQDETLLFWILDVLSASDPMDPARQKLHVVLAPGDDYRGPLSLPAETVQQEAFSVSKALKILDDLTPKTETAPHPLKMTVSQLSQKNRILDGHFQDWPWWPSAKPAVEQEEQALPPLPPFLAEKQGVDAATVGTLLHRALQNLPLQHYTEEAMREALDAMQKRALFTEQERAWLDEGLLRQFFDSSLGKAVIANRDTVQRERSFTMRMPYGEGEIAVDGQIDLFVVLPDRLLLIDFKSDRRPDPERYREQLSLYAKALTLAYHKPVASAYLYWIRFGRADALTIR; this is encoded by the coding sequence ATGAAATTTACTGTGGAACAGGAACAGGCCTTGCGTCCGGAGCGCAAAAACCGCATCGTGTCGGCACAGGCCGGCGCCGGGAAAACCGGGGTTCTGGTGGAGCGCATTCGCCGTCAGTTGGTAGAAGAGCACATCGGTATAGAGGAAATGTTGATCGTCACATTTACGAAAAAAGCGGCAGGGGAAATGCGCACGCGTATTCGGCAAGCCTTGCAGGAAGAAGTGCAAAAAGAAGGCGCCGACCGCCCATGGCTGTTTGCACAGCGCAATCGTCTCTCCTCTGCCAACATTCAAACGCTGCATGCCTTCTGCCTGGAAGTGCTGCAACGCAATTTTGATCGGCTGGATCGGGATCCCAACGTTCACATCCTTTCCGGACGAAGATTGGCAGCCTTACGGGACGAGGCGATGGAAGAAACCCTTTCTGCCGCATATCAGGAACAAGCCTTGGATACATCCGCGTTGGATTTTTCGGTACCGCCGGAAGACGTGAGCGCGTTTTTAGAAAATTACGTCGATGGCAACCGACAAGGCGATGAAGAGATACGAAAGCTGATTTTACAATGGTATACGCTTTCACAAAGCCAAACGGATCCCATCGGCTGGATGCGGGAAACGCTGCGCTCGTTGACTACGAAAGAGACGCAACATCATATTTTCCAAGGCGTGCTAAGGCTGTTGGTTTTTCCGCATGCTTTCGCGATCGAGCGCCTGCTTCGGCAGATGGAAGAGCACCCTTGGGAGGCTCTTCCGGAATTCGCCTCCTTGTTTTTTACCAAAGAAATCGCTGCGCTTCGATATACTCTTTTCCGAGCATGCGAAGGAGACAAGGGTCCCCTTCGCCTTTCTGCGGAAGAAGAGGAACAGCTTGCCGCACTATGGGGAGATACCATCGCTTTTTCGTTCGAGCGGCTTCCTTCCGTGCGCGAAAAGCAACATGGCGCCGAAGCGGTAGCCTGCAAGGATGCCTTAAAGGACCTGCGCGATCAGATTAAAAAGGAATGGAAGAAATTGGAGGCCTCACTTGCTTTGTATGACCCGGAACGCATTACGAGGGAGCAGGTTGAACTTCTTGCGGTGATGCGCCCGCTGGCGGCACTCGCCTGGACCTTTGCCGAACGTTTTCGTGAAGGCAAAGAGGAACAAAACGGCATGGATTTTTCGGATGTCGAACATCACTTGCTGAAGCTGCTTCGTCTGCCGGAGGTCGTCGAGGAGCTTAAGGCGCGTTATCGCCTGATTTTCTTTGATGAATATCAGGATGCCAACGCCATTCAGGAGGCGATCATAGAAAAAATTTCTTCTGGAGACAATCTGTTTTTTGTCGGAGATACCAAACAATCCATCTACGGCTTCCGCCGGGCGTTACCGGAAAACTTCGTGCGACGTTATGAGGCTTATCGGGCGTCCGAACAGGATGAAGCCATTGACCTTACACTGAACTTTCGCAGCGAACCGGAGATTCTCGATTTCGTGAACCTTCTTTTTTCACCCTTGATGACCAAGGAGCGGGGAGGTGTGGATTATGCCACGCCGGGCCATTTAGCACGCACGAATCGTCCGCATGCCGACAAAGGAAAGGTCACCATCTGTGTACTTCAGGATCGCGTGGAAGAGGAAGAAGAGGATGAGGGCGAAGCACCCGGCTTTTTGGATGCGATTTCTTCGGAGGCGTTTTATGTGGCGCATGCCATCGCTGAGCATGTGCAAAATGGCGGACATTATCGCGATTGTGCTGTGCTTTCTCGCCAAAATGCTCCATTGATCAATTATCGTACGGTTTTCCACCACTACCGCATACCATTTTATATGGAGGCGCAGAATACGGAGAACAAGGATATTGAGGTGCTGCTGGCAAAAAATCTTCTGCGTATATTGGACAATCGCGCACATGATGTCGCCATGCTCTCCACCCTGCTTTCCTGTATCGGGGGATTTACCGAAGAGGAAATGGCACGCTTGCGCATTGCCTACCCGGAGGGACCTTTTTACGAGGCGGTTCGGACATTGACCGAGGATGACGATTCGGAGCTTGCAAAAAAACGGGAGCGGTTTTTTGCGAAACGTCAGACTTGGCGTGAACGCTATACCGAGATGCCGTTATCCGAATGGATGACGATGCTTTTTGAGGAAAGCGGCTTATTGGCCTATATCACCGCACTTCCGGATGGCGAGCAACGGCAGCGAAATCTCATGACTTTGGTACGAATGGCAGAAGAATGGGAGAGCAAGGAAGGTAGTGATTTAACCAGTTTTCTTTCGTACATGGATCAACGGACGGAAAACGCGGAAGATACGCAACCGTCGGAACCGTTATCGGAAGAAGATGATGTGGTGCGCCTAATGAGCATTCATAAAGCGAAGGGACTGCAGTTTCCTGTTGTTTTTTTGGTGGGCACTGGTAAAAAATTCAGTAGAAAAGAGAAGAACTTTTGGATGGTGTATGACGAGGATGTTGGTATAGCACTTTGTTTACGTGATACGCACGTCGAAAAGGGTGTTTTGATTCAGCGAAAAACGGTCATGCACCGCCTGATTCTGGAGGCGATTCGTCAACGGAACCGTGCGGAGGAAGTGCGTGTCCTCTATGTAGCGATGACTCGGGCGATGGAGAAATTGGTTATTGTCGGGAAAATGCCGAAAGGGGCGACGTTGCCTAAAACGAGCGCGACAGCGTTGCAGGATGCTTTGAATCAGGATGAAACCCTGCTATTCTGGATTTTGGATGTGCTTTCTGCAAGTGATCCAATGGATCCGGCACGACAAAAATTGCACGTTGTGCTTGCACCGGGGGATGACTATCGTGGACCCTTATCCTTGCCGGCGGAGACGGTACAGCAAGAGGCATTCTCTGTCTCGAAGGCCCTGAAGATACTGGATGATCTCACACCCAAAACGGAAACAGCGCCTCATCCGCTTAAAATGACGGTTTCACAGCTGTCCCAAAAGAATCGGATTTTAGACGGCCATTTTCAGGACTGGCCCTGGTGGCCTTCCGCAAAGCCTGCTGTCGAGCAGGAGGAGCAAGCGCTTCCGCCCTTGCCACCCTTTCTTGCAGAAAAACAGGGAGTCGATGCGGCAACGGTCGGTACCCTATTGCATCGCGCGTTACAGAATCTGCCGCTTCAGCACTATACAGAAGAGGCCATGCGCGAGGCACTGGATGCGATGCAAAAACGCGCTCTGTTTACCGAACAGGAGCGCGCTTGGTTGGACGAAGGATTGCTTCGACAATTCTTTGACAGTTCTCTCGGCAAGGCGGTTATCGCCAACCGCGACACGGTGCAACGGGAGCGCAGCTTTACCATGCGCATGCCGTATGGGGAAGGGGAGATTGCAGTGGATGGGCAGATTGATCTCTTTGTCGTTTTACCGGATCGTCTTTTGCTCATCGACTTTAAGTCTGACCGGAGACCGGATCCCGAACGCTATCGCGAGCAGCTTTCGCTGTATGCGAAGGCGCTTACGTTGGCGTATCACAAGCCGGTCGCAAGCGCGTACTTATATTGGATCCGCTTCGGTCGCGCCGATGCACTGACCATAAGATAA
- a CDS encoding PD-(D/E)XK nuclease family protein, whose product MIDLYPSRFPEDAWAALVEAIKESLSRGRRAYLVVPSQFTVEAEQALFEALHTNVLMQAQVKSFHSLVRDILQEGSGLRTPVVTEEGRRMLIRLLLEQDKEKRRIFTPGTIGTDLCQAFVQQLREWKEYGILPDTIEEKANTFPEGDRTRQKLLEMAQIYRAYEDILGNTRCDSDDELTLAFQQLSSLAVFDGVDFYFDRFHSLSKREADAVKALIVRGYAVHFTIVLDPRMANVIATAPENMPYAAQEMLFTDMVDDAAAFSLSARFARQLSTLSTLRVHDVSRSRIPAKTDPFSKTDALDAAMSMRKAVDRGARAVFALRTPQSASKGDAASVPITFKSYRNSEQEVEGVIVAIKKRMQEAGAKLNDFAIFLSDTEEYAPLLKRCLQREGLRFFYDEIKEVNYHPLLRTIRALLSLSEKGPRPETMLSLVKAGLLGVEEDDIELYQRYLERRNIRYRMVENNRYFTFLDEGLRLGEEERERQKRQADTARRVNRTILDYYYAFDNRMQNGKTVRDFAGALVVALRTPETAQALFRYEETLLQEGEEERLALHRRIWDAVMERLSEMVELFADQEIDRHGFIALCEEGFSGISLGVIPPFADQIVVGDLLRSRLRPRPYVFLLGVSDAYLPSVRRESALLSEEEKATLSDSDAPLPSTNRFAMEEERLNFYSVLHQATLHLSLSFAMQNQANESMNPSPWMQRMQASLGQSMTIVDTFSLSDMLYSKGLLLVGMPAILQDAEASESRKKIAKQMLDGMRTLPAYRKMAEAIQDSIAEGERKPLSAALVQELYPADTLSASQLENFARCPYQYFLRYGLRAEEERSFTVYAPDIGNFLHAAVDRWTTYVSPFLAKHALPSFSASEEIMRLESAKVLSEAMDPIKREDPKNAFLLRMAEKTLHESHARIFDHLENSAIQTILHEQAFGPKSALSGLVLADAPRRLFLHGRIDRLDIVNDPQGAYVEVLDYKTGSTSFSLSDIVGGIHLQLPLYLRVAETLGKPFGAFYFPLHVPKAKEAEPTEELNRVWDKNLRLDGFLRQDSIATRFDTRLEEEIAASVYAIKDQRKNWTEQENVLLPKEVDELLYTAEHMARSLTASRESGMIAPHPLVIRSGQKTVFSGCAYCPFQSVCRFEKQRHYTQQRFVEKIGWKDWKDGLIASAEDATEANEYEQKGGEQ is encoded by the coding sequence GTGATCGACCTCTATCCCTCGCGCTTTCCGGAAGATGCCTGGGCAGCGCTGGTAGAGGCCATTAAGGAGAGCCTTTCCCGCGGACGACGAGCGTATCTGGTGGTGCCCTCCCAATTTACAGTGGAAGCCGAACAAGCGCTGTTTGAAGCGCTGCATACGAATGTGCTCATGCAGGCGCAGGTAAAAAGCTTTCATTCACTGGTCCGGGATATTTTGCAGGAAGGAAGCGGCTTGCGCACGCCGGTTGTCACGGAGGAAGGGCGCCGCATGCTGATCCGGCTTCTGTTGGAACAAGACAAAGAGAAGCGACGCATCTTTACGCCCGGAACCATCGGAACGGATCTGTGTCAAGCTTTTGTGCAGCAGTTACGCGAATGGAAAGAGTACGGCATTCTTCCCGACACGATCGAGGAAAAAGCCAACACCTTTCCGGAAGGAGATCGCACGCGCCAAAAGCTGTTGGAAATGGCGCAAATCTATCGCGCGTACGAAGACATCTTGGGCAATACGCGCTGTGACAGCGACGACGAGCTGACGCTGGCTTTTCAACAACTTTCTTCCCTCGCCGTTTTTGACGGCGTAGATTTTTACTTTGATCGTTTTCATTCGCTTTCGAAGCGCGAAGCGGATGCCGTGAAAGCACTGATCGTGCGCGGCTATGCTGTGCATTTTACGATTGTTTTGGATCCACGCATGGCGAACGTCATCGCGACTGCGCCGGAAAACATGCCTTATGCCGCGCAAGAAATGCTTTTTACCGACATGGTTGACGATGCAGCGGCATTTTCTTTGAGCGCGCGTTTTGCTCGCCAACTTTCCACCCTTTCCACTCTGCGGGTTCATGACGTATCCAGAAGTCGAATTCCGGCAAAAACGGATCCTTTTTCTAAAACAGATGCCTTGGATGCAGCGATGTCTATGCGTAAGGCAGTGGATCGCGGCGCACGGGCGGTTTTCGCTCTACGCACACCGCAAAGCGCGTCGAAAGGAGACGCGGCATCTGTACCGATAACATTTAAAAGTTATCGTAACAGCGAGCAGGAAGTCGAAGGCGTTATTGTCGCCATTAAAAAGCGGATGCAAGAGGCAGGCGCGAAGCTAAACGACTTTGCTATTTTTCTGAGCGACACGGAAGAATATGCACCGCTCCTCAAGCGATGTCTTCAACGGGAAGGATTGCGCTTTTTTTACGATGAAATCAAAGAAGTGAACTATCATCCGCTGCTTCGTACGATTCGTGCACTGCTTTCCTTAAGTGAAAAAGGGCCGCGTCCCGAGACGATGCTTTCTCTGGTGAAAGCGGGATTGTTAGGCGTCGAAGAAGACGATATCGAGCTCTATCAACGCTATCTCGAACGGCGAAACATTCGCTATCGCATGGTGGAGAACAATCGTTATTTTACGTTTCTCGACGAAGGCCTTCGGCTGGGGGAAGAGGAACGGGAGCGACAAAAGCGACAGGCGGATACGGCAAGACGCGTCAACCGGACGATTCTCGACTATTACTATGCCTTTGACAACCGTATGCAGAATGGAAAAACGGTTCGCGATTTTGCCGGCGCGTTGGTAGTCGCCCTGCGCACGCCGGAAACGGCACAGGCGCTGTTTCGTTATGAAGAAACACTTCTTCAGGAAGGTGAGGAGGAACGCCTGGCTTTGCATCGTCGGATTTGGGATGCCGTGATGGAGCGATTGAGCGAGATGGTGGAACTTTTTGCCGATCAAGAAATCGATCGTCACGGTTTTATCGCGCTCTGTGAAGAAGGCTTTTCCGGTATTTCGTTGGGCGTCATTCCGCCGTTTGCGGATCAGATTGTCGTGGGCGATCTTCTACGCTCCCGCCTTCGCCCGCGTCCGTACGTATTTCTTTTAGGCGTCAGCGATGCGTATTTGCCGAGCGTGCGCAGGGAAAGCGCGCTACTCAGCGAGGAGGAAAAAGCCACGCTTTCGGATAGCGATGCGCCGCTTCCCTCCACGAATCGCTTTGCCATGGAAGAAGAACGACTGAATTTTTATTCCGTATTACACCAAGCCACGCTACACCTTTCCTTGTCCTTCGCTATGCAGAATCAGGCCAACGAATCCATGAATCCGAGCCCGTGGATGCAGCGCATGCAGGCATCGCTCGGACAATCCATGACCATCGTGGACACCTTTTCGCTCTCGGATATGCTCTATTCCAAAGGCCTTTTGTTGGTGGGAATGCCGGCGATTTTGCAGGATGCCGAAGCATCGGAAAGCCGAAAAAAAATCGCAAAGCAGATGCTGGATGGAATGCGAACTCTGCCGGCATATCGAAAAATGGCAGAAGCCATACAGGACAGTATTGCGGAAGGTGAGCGAAAGCCTCTTTCGGCAGCACTGGTTCAGGAGCTTTATCCGGCCGATACACTGAGCGCCTCTCAATTGGAAAATTTTGCACGCTGTCCGTATCAGTATTTTTTGCGCTACGGCCTTAGAGCGGAAGAGGAACGTTCTTTTACGGTCTATGCGCCGGATATTGGAAATTTTCTGCATGCGGCAGTGGATCGATGGACGACATATGTTTCTCCCTTTCTCGCGAAACATGCCTTGCCTTCTTTTTCGGCATCGGAAGAGATCATGCGCTTGGAGAGTGCAAAGGTGTTATCCGAAGCGATGGATCCCATAAAACGGGAGGATCCCAAAAATGCTTTCTTGTTGCGCATGGCGGAAAAAACGCTGCACGAAAGCCATGCCCGTATTTTTGATCATCTGGAAAACAGCGCGATTCAGACCATTTTGCATGAGCAGGCGTTCGGACCTAAAAGCGCTCTTTCCGGCCTTGTACTGGCTGATGCGCCACGCCGCCTTTTTCTACATGGTCGCATTGATCGCTTGGACATCGTAAACGATCCGCAAGGGGCGTATGTCGAAGTATTGGACTATAAAACCGGATCAACCTCCTTTTCTCTTTCTGATATTGTGGGCGGCATTCATTTGCAGTTACCGCTTTATCTTCGTGTTGCCGAGACACTTGGCAAACCGTTTGGCGCCTTTTACTTTCCTTTGCATGTACCAAAGGCAAAAGAAGCGGAACCAACCGAGGAATTAAATCGTGTTTGGGATAAAAACCTTCGTCTGGACGGCTTCTTGCGTCAGGATTCTATCGCGACGCGATTTGATACACGGCTGGAAGAAGAAATTGCCGCGTCGGTTTATGCGATAAAAGACCAAAGAAAAAACTGGACCGAGCAGGAGAATGTACTTCTCCCAAAGGAAGTGGATGAATTATTATATACCGCCGAGCACATGGCCCGTTCGCTCACGGCTTCTCGTGAGTCCGGGATGATAGCTCCTCATCCGCTTGTCATTCGATCGGGGCAAAAAACAGTATTTTCCGGTTGCGCGTATTGTCCATTTCAGTCGGTCTGCCGCTTTGAAAAGCAGAGGCACTACACGCAGCAACGATTTGTCGAAAAAATCGGCTGGAAAGATTGGAAAGACGGCCTCATCGCAAGCGCAGAGGATGCAACCGAAGCAAACGAGTATGAACAGAAAGGAGGGGAGCAATGA
- a CDS encoding ROK family protein, translating into MTVYIGIDLGGTTAKFGLFDDKGNLCKSVSIPTGKEKEQNVLIHEMAVRLRTLLAEENLAESELGGIGIGVPGPVVGHAIVNGCVNLSWGVVPLVEMLREKEEFICPIIVENDADVAALGEVWQGAAADKSSIVFVIIGTGIGGGVILNNQILSGTNGAGGEIGHMPILTEPFDFACGCGGHHCLEQVCSAPNIIRYAGVLLAQSDEPSSLRPYNGGYDTRAIFRGTENGDPICRRVVDHVTDVLGRGLAVLGATIDPECFVIGGGVSNAGEVLLVPLREAYRRYAFFATRETPIVRATLGNKAGMIGAARLVFPLEVGA; encoded by the coding sequence ATGACGGTATATATCGGCATTGACCTTGGCGGGACAACGGCTAAGTTTGGCCTTTTCGATGATAAGGGGAATTTGTGTAAATCGGTTTCCATTCCTACCGGAAAAGAAAAAGAACAGAATGTTCTCATTCATGAAATGGCGGTGCGTTTACGGACGCTGCTTGCGGAAGAAAATCTTGCGGAATCGGAATTAGGCGGAATCGGCATCGGTGTGCCCGGACCGGTGGTCGGTCATGCCATAGTCAACGGCTGCGTAAACCTCAGTTGGGGTGTTGTGCCTTTGGTGGAAATGCTTCGGGAGAAGGAAGAATTTATTTGTCCCATTATTGTAGAGAATGACGCGGACGTTGCAGCGCTGGGCGAAGTTTGGCAGGGTGCGGCGGCTGACAAAAGTTCCATTGTTTTTGTGATCATCGGCACCGGCATCGGCGGCGGTGTTATTCTTAACAACCAGATTCTATCCGGCACAAACGGAGCAGGCGGCGAAATCGGTCATATGCCCATTCTCACCGAGCCCTTTGACTTTGCCTGCGGCTGTGGCGGACATCATTGTCTGGAACAGGTGTGTTCCGCACCGAACATCATCCGCTATGCCGGCGTATTGCTTGCCCAATCCGACGAACCGTCGTCGTTACGTCCTTATAACGGCGGCTACGATACCCGAGCGATTTTCCGAGGCACGGAAAACGGCGATCCGATTTGTCGTCGCGTTGTCGATCATGTTACCGATGTGTTAGGTCGGGGACTTGCGGTTTTGGGCGCAACCATTGATCCGGAATGTTTTGTCATTGGCGGAGGTGTCAGCAATGCCGGCGAGGTGCTTTTGGTTCCGTTGCGGGAAGCCTATCGTCGCTATGCCTTTTTCGCCACGCGGGAAACGCCCATTGTCCGCGCAACCCTCGGCAACAAAGCCGGAATGATCGGCGCAGCACGTTTGGTGTTTCCGCTGGAGGTGGGAGCGTGA
- a CDS encoding glutaredoxin, with translation MPKYELYKKDVCPYCQKVMKFMTENHVEGVIMKDIIEDPKNQENLVKRGGMDQVPCLFIDGEALYESDDIIQYMKEHLVADASDDKGDDATPSVCNVL, from the coding sequence ATGCCAAAGTATGAACTGTATAAAAAGGATGTCTGTCCCTACTGCCAAAAAGTCATGAAGTTTATGACAGAAAACCACGTCGAAGGCGTGATAATGAAAGACATAATCGAAGATCCCAAGAATCAGGAAAATCTTGTGAAGCGAGGCGGCATGGATCAGGTTCCCTGCCTCTTTATAGACGGAGAAGCGCTCTATGAATCGGATGACATTATCCAATACATGAAGGAACATCTGGTAGCGGATGCTTCCGATGATAAAGGAGACGATGCAACGCCGAGTGTGTGCAACGTGCTATAA
- a CDS encoding type II toxin-antitoxin system prevent-host-death family antitoxin: MLHPVSDLRNKFNEIEKTVQEGTPIYLTKNGYGTMVVLSLEQYTALNGGSSCSLW; this comes from the coding sequence GTGCTTCATCCGGTTTCAGACCTAAGAAATAAATTTAATGAAATTGAAAAAACGGTTCAGGAGGGCACTCCTATTTATCTCACAAAAAATGGCTACGGAACGATGGTCGTCCTAAGTTTGGAACAATATACTGCGCTCAATGGAGGTTCGTCTTGTTCTCTATGGTAG